A stretch of Aristophania vespae DNA encodes these proteins:
- a CDS encoding regulatory protein RecX, translated as MKDYLPLLTAQILREAALAHVARFAATRQGLRQVLQRRVKRWGMRALRSGIEPDEITAQEQSLALEIEKILDAMEELKVIDDESFARSRTRNLMRTGRSRRAVQAHLLTKGVDSDLAEETVKETLETLTEATGEEAEFVAALILARKRGLGAFQRVDREGKDPHKILAIFARNGFSHEIAKRALAIEKDEAEDIIYRFRSL; from the coding sequence ATGAAAGATTATTTGCCCCTTTTGACTGCACAAATTTTGCGTGAAGCAGCCTTGGCGCATGTGGCACGTTTTGCTGCAACACGACAGGGATTGCGCCAGGTTTTGCAGCGTCGTGTCAAAAGATGGGGCATGAGGGCTCTACGTTCCGGTATTGAACCCGATGAAATTACCGCTCAGGAGCAATCACTCGCGTTAGAAATTGAGAAAATTCTTGATGCGATGGAAGAACTGAAAGTGATTGATGATGAAAGTTTTGCCCGGTCTCGGACAAGGAATTTAATGCGAACTGGGCGATCTCGGCGCGCTGTTCAGGCCCATTTACTGACGAAGGGTGTTGATAGTGATCTGGCTGAGGAGACAGTCAAAGAAACCTTGGAAACACTCACAGAGGCAACAGGAGAAGAAGCAGAGTTTGTTGCAGCTTTGATTTTGGCACGCAAACGGGGATTAGGTGCTTTTCAAAGAGTAGATAGAGAGGGAAAAGATCCTCATAAAATTCTTGCTATTTTTGCCCGAAATGGCTTTTCCCATGAAATAGCAAAAAGAGCCCTTGCGATTGAGAAAGATGAAGCCGAAGACATTATTTACCGCTTTCGGTCTTTATAA
- a CDS encoding CHAP domain-containing protein, translating into MRLKFWSGLFLLLSLVACASNPGRFGHYGVRGSYHGPLQCAPYARSRTGVMLRGSAASWWWKARGHYRRVYHPQPGAILVFRATRHMPYGHVSIVKKQISPHRILVEHANWVPGKIEYNAPVEDISAQHNWSRVRVWWTPIRRMGKRAYPTYGFILPAR; encoded by the coding sequence ATGAGGCTAAAATTTTGGAGCGGGCTTTTTTTACTGCTATCCTTAGTAGCCTGTGCAAGCAATCCGGGCCGTTTTGGTCATTATGGCGTTAGAGGGAGCTATCACGGTCCGTTGCAATGTGCGCCTTATGCTCGTTCCCGAACTGGTGTCATGTTGCGTGGTAGTGCTGCGAGCTGGTGGTGGAAAGCAAGAGGACACTATAGAAGGGTCTATCACCCTCAGCCTGGAGCCATACTTGTTTTTCGTGCAACACGTCATATGCCTTATGGTCATGTCTCGATTGTTAAGAAGCAGATCTCTCCTCATCGGATTTTAGTGGAACATGCAAATTGGGTTCCGGGGAAAATTGAATATAATGCGCCTGTTGAGGATATCTCAGCACAGCATAATTGGAGTCGGGTTCGTGTGTGGTGGACTCCTATAAGACGGATGGGAAAAAGAGCCTATCCAACCTATGGCTTTATCCTCCCAGCGCGGTAG
- a CDS encoding twin-arginine translocase TatA/TatE family subunit, which yields MGSFSIYHWVILAIVVLVLFGGGGKISSLMGDFAKGIKSFKKSMAEDETTSTPNEPQSHIAPPQQAAPPVTKQTSMNEDARMTDDHPSHPSK from the coding sequence ATGGGCAGTTTTAGTATTTATCACTGGGTAATTCTTGCAATCGTTGTGCTTGTTTTGTTCGGCGGTGGTGGAAAGATTAGCAGTCTTATGGGAGATTTTGCCAAAGGCATAAAATCTTTCAAAAAAAGCATGGCTGAAGATGAAACCACTTCAACACCAAATGAACCACAAAGCCATATTGCTCCACCGCAACAAGCAGCACCTCCAGTAACAAAGCAAACTTCTATGAACGAAGATGCCCGTATGACGGATGATCATCCTTCTCATCCGTCTAAATAA
- a CDS encoding bifunctional riboflavin kinase/FAD synthetase: MKLFTDWRHLSGAPQHAAIALGNFDGVHRGHVYLLEQLRKACPDCPLGVLTFEPHPRVFFRPQDPNFRLMGAEERLNALSNLGVEFVVQIPFDEPFSQFSAETFVNEILIGALEVKQVACGADFAFGHRRQGDVAFLENTLKAHGAGLTVVSPLSDSNGPISSSRIRRLLQEGYPEQAAVLLGRHWSVRGIVEKGNQLGRLLGFPTANIALRSLLEPARGVYAVRVRHPDGRVIKGVANIGRRPTINDGNEESRLEVHLFDFDEDLYGKILEVSFIALLREEKRFNGLDALKAQIAKDATQAREILG, translated from the coding sequence ATGAAGTTATTTACTGACTGGCGCCATCTTTCTGGAGCGCCGCAACATGCAGCTATTGCTCTGGGTAATTTTGACGGTGTTCATCGTGGGCACGTTTATCTTCTGGAGCAACTTCGCAAAGCCTGCCCTGACTGCCCTTTGGGTGTGCTAACATTTGAGCCTCACCCTCGTGTTTTCTTTCGCCCGCAAGATCCAAATTTTCGGCTTATGGGGGCAGAGGAAAGGTTAAACGCTCTTAGTAATTTGGGTGTGGAATTTGTAGTGCAAATTCCTTTTGATGAGCCTTTTTCTCAGTTTTCGGCAGAGACATTTGTCAATGAGATTTTGATTGGCGCTCTTGAAGTGAAGCAGGTAGCTTGCGGCGCTGATTTCGCTTTTGGACACAGGCGCCAGGGTGATGTAGCTTTTTTAGAAAACACCCTTAAAGCTCACGGTGCTGGACTTACGGTTGTCTCCCCCCTATCTGACTCTAATGGTCCAATTTCCTCAAGCCGTATTCGTCGTTTATTACAAGAAGGGTATCCCGAGCAGGCTGCCGTCTTATTGGGAAGACACTGGTCAGTACGGGGAATTGTTGAAAAAGGAAATCAGCTAGGGCGTCTTTTGGGGTTTCCAACGGCTAATATCGCCTTACGCTCATTATTAGAACCTGCTCGCGGTGTTTATGCTGTACGGGTGCGCCACCCTGATGGTCGTGTTATTAAAGGTGTTGCCAATATAGGCCGCCGCCCTACCATTAATGATGGTAATGAAGAAAGCCGCCTGGAAGTGCATCTATTTGATTTTGATGAGGATTTGTACGGTAAAATCCTAGAGGTCTCATTTATTGCGCTATTGCGTGAAGAAAAACGTTTTAATGGTTTAGATGCCCTAAAAGCGCAGATCGCCAAGGATGCGACCCAGGCGCGTGAGATTTTAGGGTAA